The Klebsiella sp. RIT-PI-d genomic sequence CCGCGCCTATGGCCGGTTTACGCATGCAGGGTGTTACACCACCACGGTGACGCGCCCGGCGCTGTTTCGCAACTATCTCGCGGAACAACTCAGGCTGCTTTATGAAGATTATGGTGCGGAGATTACCGTCAGCCTTTCACAGCATGAAATTCCGTTTCCTTATGTCATTGATGGTTCCGAAATCATCCTTGATCGCTCCATGAGTGCCGGGTTAACACGCCATTTTCCAACCACCGAACTGGCTCAGATTGGCGATGAGACGGCTGACGGGCTATTTCACCCTACCGAATTTTATCCGCTGTCGCATTTTGATGCCCGTCGCGTTGATTTCTCCCTTGCACGCCTGCGTCACTATACCGGCACGCAGGTCGAACATTTTCAACCGTTCGTCCTGTTTACCAATTACACCCGTTACGTGGATGAGTTTGTTCGCTGGGGATGCAGCCAGATCCTTGATCCCGACAGTCCTTATATTGCCCTTTCCTGCGCAGGTGGGATTTGGATCACCGCTGAAACTGAAGCGCCGGAAGCGGCTATTTCCGATCTGGCCTGGAAAAAGCACCAGATGCCCGCCTGGCATCTGATTACCGCCGACGGTCAGGGTATTACCCTGGTTAACATCGGCGTGGGCCCGTCGAATGCGAAAACGATTTGCGATCATCTCGCGGTACTGCGTCCGGATGTCTGGCTGATGATTGGCCACTGCGGCGGGCTGCGCGAAAGTCAGTCTATTGGCGACTACGTCCTCGCCCACGCTTACCTGCGAGACGATCATGTGCTGGATGCCGTATTGCCCCCGGATATCCCTATCCCCAGCATTGCGGAAGTGCAGCGTGCGCTTTACGACGCCACTAAGCAGGTCAGCGGAATGCCGGGGGAGGAAGTTAAACAGCGTCTGCGTACCGGCACCGTCGTTACTACCAACGACCGCAACTGGGAATTACGCTACTCCGCATCGGCGCTGCGTTTTAACCTGAGCCGCGCGGTGGCGATTGATATGGAAAGCGCAACCATCGCCGCACAGGGTTATCGCTTCCGAGTGCCTTATGGCACTCTGCTGTGCGTCTCGGACAAACCTTTGCACGGTGAAATCAAACTGCCGGGTCAGGCCAACCGTTTTTATGAGGGTGCAATTTCGGAGCATTTGCAGATTGGTATCCGTGCTATTGATCAACTTCGTGCCGAAGGCGAGCGTCTACATTCGCGTAAGTTGCGCACCTTTAACGAACCACCATTCCGTTAATGACGATAAGGATTTTTATGAGCAGCTCTCTTTCCGATTTGCGTCGCATACTTACGATGCAGGCGCTTGATGGCATGATCATTCCGCGTGCGGACGCGCATCAGAGTGAAGATTGCGCGCCGCATGATGACAAACTTGCCTGGCTAACGGGCTTTACTGGTTCTGCCGGGCTGGCGCTGGTTCTGCACAATCGTGCGCTCCTGTTCGTGGACGGACGTTATCAGGTTCAGGCGCGCAATGAAGTAGATCTTAGTCTCTGGGAAATACACCACCTGCACGATGAGCCGCTTGCCGAATGGCTCAGCAGCGAACTTAGCCCGGCAAGCCGGATCGCGTTTGAACCCTTGCTGATGGTCAACAGCCAGTATGAAGCACTGAAAAAAACACACTGTGAACTGATGCCACTCGCAGAGGATCCTTTTGACGCCATCTGGACCACCCGCCCCGCGGCCCCTAATGCTGCGATTCGGCAGATGCCCGATGATATTGCAGGGGTAAGCAGCGAAGAAAAACGCCAGCGTATCGCAGCGCTGCTGCGTGAAAATCAGGTGGATTATCTTGTTATTACACAGCCGGACAATATTGCCTGGTTGCTCAACGTGCGCGGTGCAGACATTGCAATGAGTCCAGTACCGCTCTCATTTGCGCTGCTGAGTCAAAATGGTGAGATAGAATGGTTCGTGGCAGAAAATAAAACCGCCTATTTGCCTGCGGCGCTCTTAAACTCGCTTAAGATATTGCCGCCAGAAAAGCTTATTCCGCATCTTGAGCAAATTGCGGCAGGCAAGTGTATTCAACTGGATGCCGATAATGCCCCTGTCGCACTGCGCTTTGCGGTGGAACAATCAGGCGGTACTGTTGCCTGGCAGGCCGACCCGGTCACTTTAATCAAAGCGAATAAAAATCCGACTGAGCTGGCGGGCTATCGTCGCTGCCATTGCTATGACGGCGCAGCCTGGGTCAATTTTTTAGCCTGGCTGGCGCAGGAAGTATCCTTGCGTGAAGCTGCACATAACCCGCTTACCGAGCTTGAAGCCCAGGCAAAGCAACTGACTTTTCGGCAGCAACAGCCTGGTTTTATTGAGCAGAGTTTCAGCACGATTTCTGCTGCAGGCAGCAATGCGGCGATGTGCCATTACCATTCTACAGAGAAGACTAACGCGGCAATCACCGGTGCCAACTTCTATCTTAACGATTCGGGCGGCCAGTACTCCGACGGTACGACAGACGCCACCCGAACAATGGCCTTCGGTACGCTAGAGCCACAGCATCGCCTGCATTACACCGCGGTCTTAAAGGGTTTTCTGGCCTTGATCACGCTGCAATTCCCTTCGGGTACACAAGGTCATCAGCTTGATGCTTTCGCGCGCCGTCCACTGTGGGAGCTGGGGCTGGATTACGATCATGGCACCGGTCACGGCGTGGGGCATCAGTTGTTGATCCATGAGCAGCCGCACCGGATGGCGAAAAAAGTGAATCCATGGCCGCTTACCGCTGGCAATATTATTACCATCGAGCCAGGTCTGTACCTGGAAGATCGCTACGGTATTCGGATTGAGAATCAGGTAGAAATTGTCGAAAGTAGTCCGGGATTTTGCCGCTTCTCTTCCCTGACGCTTATCCCCATCGATCTTAGTCAGGTTGAGCTGGCTTTACTAAGCGAACAGGAAAAGCAGTGGCTGGATGATTATCACCAGCAGGTGCGCGAAGCGCTTTTGCCTCTGGTGGAAAAGGATGCCCATCCGTGGCTGCTGGCGGCAACCGCGCCACTCACCGTGTCAGAGAATGACGTGCCGATGACTAACTAGTCGATCGGTAATATGACGCATATCTGGCGGCTGGGGAGTAAAGGAACGCTAAGTATGTTCATGCTGAAAAGATTAAAACTCTGATCTTCTGCCCGGTAAACAAATAATCTGAATTCAGAAAAGCAAAAAGCCCGCAAAAGCGGGCTTTTTAAATTTGGCTCCTCTGACTGGACTCGAACCAGTGACATACGGATTAACAGTCCGCCGTTCTACCGACTGAACTACAGAGGAATCGTGTGAACGGGGCGAATATTAGCGACCCGCCTCCCCCTTGTCAAAGCCTGTTTGTACAAATCCAACTGTTTGCCGATTTATTCTCCGAAATGCGCAGAAAGAACGCATTTATGTTCAGTTAATCGACGTTTTTCTTCAACCGTGGATATTTCCAGAGCCAGCGCCCGGAGATCATTCGCCAGTAGAAGCAGATGCCGCGCACCGTCCAGTCAAAGAACATCCCCAGCCAGACGCCAACAACGCCCATTCCCAACATAATCCCAAGTACATATCCGGCGACAACGCGACACCCCCACATACTTAGCATTGAAACCCACATAGAAAAACGAGCGTCACGAGCGCCCTTCTGCCCAGCCGGTAGCACCCATGAGGCTGCCCAGATAGGCATAAAAAGAGCATTCAGCCAGATGAGAATTTTAACCACCTCTTTTACATCGTCTTCATGGGTATAAAAAGATGCCATCAATCCGGCAAAAGGCGCACTGAGCCATGCAATGATCGTCAGGCCGATCGTTGATAGCCAAAACACGTGGCGCAACTGCCGCTCAGCCTGCGCAATTTGGCCTTTACCCAACCGTTTACCGGTAATAATAGTCGACGCTGAACCCAGTGCATTGCCAGGCAGGTTAATAAGCGAGGCAATGGAGAACGCAATAAAGTTCCCCGCGATCACATCGGTCCCCATCCCGGCGACAAACATTTGGGTCAGCAGTTTCCCGCCGTTAAACAGCACCGACTCAATGCTCGCCGGAATTCCGATTGCCAGCACTTCCCAGAGAATACTGAAATTCAGCGGCGCAAAGTAACTCTTAAGGGAGATACGAAGCGCCGGGTTAAAACCGATCATCAGCACGATAATAATCGCAACTGCGCCAATATAACGCGCTATCGTCAGCCCGAGACCTGCCCCCATAAAACCAAGACCGTCCCAGGAAAACACGCCATAAATAAGTGCGCTACTGATCAGGATATTAAGGATGTTCATCCCGCCATTAATCAGCAGCGGAATCTTAGTGTTTCCTGCCCCGCGCAGCGCCCCGCTACCAATCAGAGTAATCGCCGCGGCCGGATAGCTTAGAGCTGTCAATTCCAGATAAGTTAATGCCAGATCCTTAACCTCTCGCGTCGCTTCTCCAGCCACGAAATCGATGATCTGACTGCCAAAAGCGTGGATAAGGAGCGTCAATCCAATGGCAAACAGGGTCATGATGACCAGCGACTGCCGGGCCGCCGCTCGCGCCCGGCTGGGATCAAGCTTGCCGAAGCTAAAAGCCACCACCACTGTGGTACCAAGATCGACTGCGGTAAAAAAGGCCATGATAACCATATTGAAGCTGTCAGCCAGCCCCACTCCTGCCATAGCCTCTTTACCCAGCCAGCTGACGAGAAACGTGCTAAGAACGCCCATGAGCAGAACACAGGTATTTTCGAGGAAAATAGGAATGGCCAGTGGCGTAACTTCACGCCAGAAAAGAACCCGATAACTCTTTCGTTTCGCGTACCAGGGGGTTCGAGTAACGACCCTGCGCAGAGAAGCAGTAACGTCCAAAATTGCCCTTAAAAAAGAATGTTGAAACAACATTTCAAATAATGGGAGAGAAAGAGTAAACCTGCAAAGTATTTTCCTGCAAAATTCGTTGGCAAATACAACAGATTGTTGCAAAAAGAGCCACTCAAACAGTATAGGGTTTGACAAAAATTTTTGCGCCGCTAAGATACGTTCCAACCGATTCCTCTGTAGTTCAGTCGGTAGAACGGCGGACTGTTAATCCGTATGTCACTGGTTCGAGTCCAGTCAGAGGAGCCAATTTTTATTTCCACGCTTCACACTGCCTTGTTTTTACAAATCGTGTTTCTTCTGTACCTCCCTTTTGTATATATTTTTATTTCATAAACATAGCCAGTTAGACCCACAAGGTTCTGTCTTGATCTTAACATTAGTATGTCCTGTGCCTACCCGTATTGCGATAGGCTGGTGACGGAAGAGAAAAGAAGTAGAATACCAGGGCGAAGGAAACGACTGACTATCTGAAGGAGTCAGCCGTTTTTACATAGATGAAGCATCCATATGCATCATCTCAAAGCAGTATGCTACTACACCCGATAAGTCTACAATATCGTTACGGATGGTACTGCCGACTACAACACTACACCAGACTATTTGCTAAACCGCAAAATTGTCTGGCTTACAGATGCAAGCGTCGTAAACTTATCAAGTTCATCATCGTCAATAACAACATGGAGATCATATTCAATCGATGTAAGGAGATCAATAAGATCAACTGAATCGAAATAAAGATCGTAGAGAATATGACTCTCTAAAGTTACAGATTCGACAGGTAATGACTTTATTTTTGCGACTTCCGCCAGCAAGTATGTATTTACTTCATCGATACTTTTCATAAATATGTTGTCCGATTTAATATTTCGAAGGATGTAAACCATCTACAGTTGTAACAATGCGTGGCCGCGGTTTGCCACTTTCATCCAGATAGGGACTATAGGGCCTGGTTTTGGGCGCGCCAAAGGTCTCACGCTGACTAGTCATATCAGTAGCGAATACTTGTGACGTAGTGTTGCTTACGCCGGGGTCAGAAAAATTAATCGCATTATTAAACTGAACGGTTTTTATATTCTCGTCTGAAATATCATTTATGTCAGAGGCAACAGTTTGGACGTGAGACACGCTTTTGGGCAGGGTAGCATCCTGTAAAGATGATGCAGTGCGGTTCAACTGTTGCGGCCGTGATAGGTTATTAAATTCAATTCCTCGTTTAGGCTGCTGAAGCATTATTGATGCGGTGGAAACGAAAGATTTCAATTTTTCTGTATCATTAACAGTATCCGTCAGATCAATATCCTCAGACGTACTAAATGACGACTTATTTTTTGATGTCTCATTTAGAGAATTTTCGGTTCGACCCAACTCGGCTTGTCTGGCAGATAAAGTGATTGAATCAGCGCCTGGAATATTGGGTCTTAATAAGCCTGTTTGACTCAATGTCACACCGCGACCTGCACGCTCCTCTTTTGCAATGAAGGAATCAATATGTGGCAACGGCCGTCTGGAGGCGGTTACAGGCTGCCCCTGCGGTTGTAAAGATTTTGTCGAATCGGGAATATTATTAAACATCTTCTCGAATATTGCTGTGCGATTTCTGACAGATAACGTAGCATCTGCTATGGATTTAGTATCGATATCATTAGTTGCTTCTTGACTATGAATTTCCGAGGATACCGGGATATCCGTATCAGATACCGCTCTATCACTGTCAACCCCGGTAGAGTCATTAATTATACCGGAACTATTGGCGCTCTCACTCAATGTAGACTGCAGGAAATTTTGCGCATTATTTTCTACATTAATATCTTCAGAATGAAGATTCTCAACTACATCTAAAGAGGCGGCTCCATCGATTTGATCGATTGAAACCGACTGACTTGTAGATGATCCAGTGAGAGCCGTATTATTATTCATCCTCTGAGCATCAGGATGCACGGATGATATTAATTCAACATTAGAGGCAATAAATTCTGAAGAACGATCGAGTGCAGGATAGGCATTCTCATTAGCGGTGAAATGCATTAGGCCAGGTAAATTATGAGGTTCTGCTGAACTACCAAGTGCATGCTGACACCTACAAATATTATAATTGTGGATGTGATAAACATTGGTTCCTTTTTCAAGCAATTTCTCAAGCCGCTCGAATTTATCAGCTAAATCAATATTAATTACAGGGTTACCAATATTGCTCAGATTAACAACCGGTGCCGCAGGAGGATAATATCCATTTGATGCCGGCGGAACTTGATCCTGACGACCTAATGGCACACTATTTTCATTTGAAGCAGGTGTGGCATCATTTTTTTGCTGGGGAGGAGGTGTTTGTTCAGCTGGTTTTTCCGCTTTAGCGATTACCTCACGTAAGTAGTTTGGATAATTAAGCATCGAATTGACATGGAAAATTGATTGCTGCAAAAAAGCAGTGCCCTCTTTTCCCGGCATCGACAAATTTTCAAGCGCATCACACATATTTTTTTCTGCATTAAATGCCGCTTGCTGCAGAAAGTCCTGAACTTGTGTGATATCAATACCATGATGCTCTAAAACATCACTACATCTTTGCCTAATATCACACATTGCAGCTTTAGCAAGCTGTTTAGGATTTAAAAAGGCTTCCTTAAGAACATTGCCTAACTTGTTAACAGCTTTCAGATAATTCTCACGAGCTTTATTCTTATGATGAACATTAAAATTTGCTTCATTAGTGAAGTTGCTATTTGGATCTTTATGTCCTTCTTTTATAGCAGTAAGCCATCCAGATACTGCCTCTTTAAAAGCAGTATCGTCTTTCTTGTCACGAATTATCTCAGCCTGAGCCAGATAAATGGCCACCGCAATGTTTTCGAGATTTCGCTTTTGGACTTTATCACCGGCCTCATAAGCTAGTTTGAAATCTTCACTAAAAGATGACATGAAATTTGTAGCAACACTTTCACGATATTGATTTCTAAACTTAAGTAATTCAAATTTCGATGTAGGATCGGTTGCCGCTGGTTTTGCTACAGGAACAGTATTTACACTTCGCAGATTTGAGGCAAGTTGAGATAGGTTTTTTTTGACCACGACGGGCCTTAGTAAGGCCGAATCAACAGATGTGCTGCGGGTTAATTTAGATGGCATCGCTACCCTCCTTCAAAATATTTTCTCTAAAAGCATCAGGTATTGGGAAAGAATAAAGATTTATAAGTAGTAATCCTGCTGCCCTTACAAAGTCAGGATGGAATTCACTATTATTTTGTTGGCTTTTATGAGTGTGTGAAAAATGAAATAAATGCTTTGCTTTTGATGAAGCTTTGGGTACGTTATAAGATAAATTATCGAAAAACAGTAAATTTTTCTTTAATTCTTTAGCTTGCTCATGAAATTGCTTAAAATGATAATCTTTGGAAATAATTTCTAAAATATTGTCATGACATAATGTAACGGAAAATTTTTCCTGCGCCGCAGCAATAACATGGGGACAAATCTCATTCATCAAACCATCTACCACCGCATCGTGGTAAGCTAGCAGTTGATCAGTAAGTCCTTTATATCCCCTGGATTTATCCTGTTGCGTGAGGTATGCTTCACCGGCTTTCAACATTAATTTACGCTGTGGCTTTATAGTGGTTTTTAAAACTCCATCATTATAAACCTTATCTCCGTGATAACGGTATTTTTTTTCAAATTTCTGAGAGTGATGATTACCCTGAAGTTGATCGTGAATATCATTTGCACAATCAATGATGCACTGTTTATTCTCATGAAAAAAATGAACAGCCCAATCAGGAAAGATAATGCCTTGATGGTTATCTATCCAGTTTCTGGCATCAGATAAAAAAAAGGCCAGCGCGATAAAAGCTTCCTGAGCGGTAACATTAAGATATGTTCCCTGAATAAATTCTTTAAGCATTAACTCAACGAATTCTTGAGTTATTTGTGGATTAGATTGACTAAGGTGTGTCACTACCAAAGTTGCTAATTTTTTATTCATCTCATTTAAATTGCACTGTCCTTTAATCGCACCTTCACCTATAATCTGTGATAAATCATAATAGCGATAATTCTGCCTTGTTCCTGAAGAAGCAGCCTGAGGCAAGGACAATTGAGAATTATTGACCTGTCGAACATCAGTGATAGACAGGTCGGTTGTTCGCAAAGTGCGTTCCATTCCTGCAGGAGCACCTGCATAAGACATATAGTCCTGCGCACCAAAATAATCATTCCTGTAAACTGGACGGGCATAACTTGAAACATCTCTAATGTCAGACATAATAGTTTCCAATACAGAATTTTTGTGTCATTTATTAATAAATACTTTAGCGCCAGAAAGTATTACCAAAGGTTTTGAACAATACGTATCTGGCATAATATTACATTTACTGCGAACCACATAAAATATATTATTCAGCCAGATACATAATTACATTAATAAAAATTTAGAGTCTACCAATCACTATGCTTTTAAATTAGATGCAAAAGAGCTAGCCAGATCGGAAGTGTTACGCCGAGTATCATTTAATAAATTCATCATACTAGAAAGCAGCTGTTGCGATTTTTGAGCCTGCTGACGGGACATCTCCACTGCACCATCCATGATTTTCGCTTCAGAACGCTCTTCCGTCTCTTCTTTCTGCTCAATATTATGTGCCAATGAGCCTGTACCGTCAGCGATACTACTTCCAGCAACACCAATGGCTCGTTGGGCCTCAATCTGAGAAGATGTCAGGCGTGTGCGCGCTTCACCTTGTAAGAAAGCGCTATTGAAAGCATCACGCTTACTAATAATTTCATCAAGGTTACGTGCGGCTATTGCGTTGTTTTCTGAACTTAATGCACGATCCTGAGGTCGTAACTCGGCAATTGAGCCATCTGCTTTTTTAATCGTGGAGGAAGAGGATGTAATATCCGCTAGATCGAGGCGATCATTTTTACTTGCATTAAGTGAATTCTGCATTTGCCTGATCTGAAGATCAGCCTCATGCATATTTGCCAGGTTTTGATTGATATTAGTTTTAGTTGCAGAGTAGTTTTTAACAGATTTGTGAGTAGCGTTTGCAGTACCTGCCAGATTAATAGATGAGGAAAGAATACTTTTGGTGAAGATAGCCATCCCCTGGGCTTGCTGGGCTTGAGCAGCACTTTCAGTACTCTCTGCACTAATTATACCAAACATACTACTTAGCTCGGTATCGGCAATCGAAGATTGATTTGCTAACTCTATAAGCATACAGATCAAACCAACTTGTTCAGAGCTTTTAGGCAACGTAAAAGTTACATTTTCACTGTCGTCAGACGTTTCTAATGCATTGTTGAAAAGTTGTAAAACATCATTTACATCTTTTTGTTGCTCAGGGTTAGGGGAAAAAACTTTCCCGTTATCGGCATTTTTAGCCTTTGTAGACAAATTCTGAGTTATGTAGTTTGAAAGTGCAATATCTGCAATACGCGTACCTTTAGATGTGTACACATTCTCATCGACTGCTACTGGTTTTTGGTAAATACTAGATACTGGCTGAGAATTTCTAATAGTATTACTCATGATAATTCCTTTAATTAAAGATTAATACTAGCTAATTGCAAAAGTCATCAGAATTAACCAGTTATTCATTTCACTGTTACTGCCCAATGTATATTAAAAATATTAGAGGTGTCAGACCTTGGTGTTAGATAAAATAAATTGGCCAGCCTTCATATTGTCTCCAGCCATATCAGCAGTACTTGTCGCAAACATATTAAGGTTTTCCATAGAATCACTAAATGTTTCAGTTACACTATCAGTATAACGTTTCATAGTTGCAGAATCCGCAAGCTCTCTCGTGATATCGGCCAGCTTATAACTCACTTTTTTCTCAATTGCTCCAGAAGCGATACCAGCAGCAGCATCTATACTTACATTTATTAATCTCAATATCTCCTCAGCCAAATTAAATACATTCCCAAGAGATTTAACTTTAGCCTCATTGTTAAAAAACTGTTTCATTACATTGATTTTTGATTTAGCCTGATTGCCAACCAACTGATTCAATGCAGCTGAAAGTGAGTCCATAATCTTCGAAAGTTTCTTGGCAACATCGTCTGTGATGCTTTTAAGACCTGAGGCAATTGGCTTGACTGCTTTAGTTACGGCACTAATTACGGTCTTAAATACTTTATTAAGAACTGAACCGACAACATTCATGATTTTATCAATTGGTAATTTTTTTAACGCTACGGAGGCGGCAACCGCGCCAATTATTAATACTACTACAGCCAGAACAGTGGCAATAATTTCTGCTATGTCATTTTTGATACCTAAACTTTCGAGTACTGTAGAAATAGCATCAGTAATGAGCTGAATAATCGGCATCAAAACATGCTCAACAATCGGTTTTAATGCAGCAGCGACAAATGATTCGTTGCCTGTTACTTTCTGATAGATTGTATCAGCAGTCATTATAGCAGCGCCGATTGCCGCTAGCGCAATCATAGAGGCACCACCGGTGAAAACAGCAGCAATTGAGGCAACAACGGTTACAATGGCACCAATAATTTTGCCAATGCACCCCATCGTCTCCTGCATATGCTTAGATTTTTCTTGTTGCCTTTCTACTTCTAAAGTATCTTCGTGAAGTTTTTCTTGCTGAGCCGCCTGAACTTTTTGTGAAAACTTCAGGTTCATTTCCATCGTTTCTTCTGTCGATTCACCAATAATGGTAATTAGCTGCGCCATTAAATATGCAGTCGCACCAGCATTAGTTTTTAATGACTTATCGAAAGAATCATTAACACTTGCCGCATTTTTATTTAGAGAACCCAGATAATTAAGGCTTTGCTGGAGCTCAGCTGATTTGCTGCTAACATTGCTTGTCGCTAAATCGAGTTTCTGTTGAGCTAAAATCAAATTGCTTTGCAGGTAATTGAGAGATGCCTGTTTCTGTGAAATTTGTTGATTGATATTGTTAAGCTGGGCTGATAAATCCTCCTTATCGGCAGGAGATATATCAGGGTCATTTAATTTCTCTTCAATTTCAGCCTTTGACTGCTGTAATGTCTGAATCTGCTGTTGCTGCATAAAGACTTGCGATTCTAATGAAGTAACATCCTGGGATGCTGACGCTTGCGCAGTTTTAGCAGCGTTATACGCACTTTCTTCCACTTCCACTTGTTCGATAACAGCATTTGTGGCAGTACCGTGATCTTTACTATATTTAGTATACATTTCGGCACGTGCCTGCAACTCATCGATGCTCTGATCACCCAGCAGGGTGATCAGGTTTGCCATCAATTCGTTGTAAGTCTCCATTGCCCCCTTTTTTTCGATCTCAGAACCTCCATTGGATGTAGTCTGTGCTGAGGCGCTTAAAGGGGTTTTCGACGATGAAGGTGCTCGCAGGGAGGGTTTTAAAGTATCACCATTATTTTGTGATTTTTCAAATTGTGTAATAACTTTACTTTCAACAATTTTACGGGCTGCATCCATTTGGTCATTGCTTAATTTTACAGCTTCAGTCTTTGCCTCTGTGCTTTTAACTTGACCATCAATATTATTTAAATATGCAGAACGTGGTAATGGGTTATTTGTTATTCCATTCATAATCTTCACTCTCTTTTTCTTTTGCTGTGATCTCGCTAATATTTTTTATGCTGCCGATAGACTCAAGATAAAGCTTTGCCTTTTCGACTAATTGCGCATCCTTTTCATGCTCAACCACTATTTCAAAGCACCGTTTGGCCCTTCCAATATAGCGTAATTGCATGTTGCACTGACCGGCCTCAAACATTGCCCGATAATCAGTTTTACTGAGCGCAAATGCTACAGCGTAAATATCAAGTGCTCGTTGATATTGTTTTTTCAACTGATACACGGCTCCAAGTCCGAATGCATAGTCTGGATTATGAAGATCATACATAAAAAGAAATTTAAAAAACTGCTCCGCCAAATCCAGTTTTCCCTGAGTATAGTAATCATGAGCACAGGTATAAAATCCTTCCATCAAGTTTTCTGGTATAGCATAAATCTGCTTTCTGGATGCACCCGATTTCATAAATTCCATCAATAGTTCATCATTGTCACCAAGATCAAAACCGCCTAAAATCTGTTCGGTAGCCTTATTTTCATCCATAATTTATCTCCTTTATCATAAGATCTATGTACGTTGTAGTGTATTCACATTGGTTAACACTACCTCTCTACTAACAGGCTATTATCTCAACCTTTACCTCTATTTATATAAATAAAAATTTACTTAATTAATCTAAGAATAAGCTAAAAATTATAATTTCATTTATTTAATAAGCATCCAGAATCCTCTATCTTCACAATACCACGCCGATCCCATAATTTTTTAATATAAACATATTTTTAGGGGAAGATCATGCCTTCATCTTTAATCAGAAAAAATAATATACCCGCGAGCAAAACTGCAAATAACTCAGGGAACATAATTGCCCTTTCCTATAAAAAAATACCGCAAACTAATGTTAGCGAAAATATTATTTCAGTTAACCAATCAACACATCGTCCCAGCGCTACCGAACCTTTCGAACCAACTGTAGCGCCACTAGAGGTATGTGATGGTGAAGGGTTATCACGTACAGCAATCTGCGAACTATTATCAATTGCAGCAGAATCAACACAAGGAGTGGGTCATGATCAATTGGCATCATTAGTAACAATAATTAACAAATCTGATAATACCTCTTGCCTTACTCTTAAAGAGGAAAAGTTTTTACTTGAAAAGTTATATAAGATCCGAAAAACACTTCCTAATCAGAAGAAAAGTGAAGTTGCAAAAGCCATTCGACTTCTGGAAAAAACAATTTACTCATGCATATTAAATGATCAATTAAAATTATCTCATCATAATTACTCTCGAGAAATTGAGGTGTTTTCAAACCCTGGCACTTCACACAATAAAAACATTACTGCGGGTATTCAACTAAGTGCTGGGTGTAGTATTGGTGAGAGAATTTCCGCTGCTCAAGGTTCAGGAAAAGTAGATTTTACACATACCACGACTAGTGACACTGATGATGAGGGCATTGTTGGCTATGCCAAAGAAAAAAAAATTCAGGGAACCTTGAGTGTCAATGCAACAATGGCTTGTACAGATGAAATATCATTACACGCTGGCAGTGAAATAAGTGCAAA encodes the following:
- a CDS encoding IpaC/SipC family type III secretion system effector, whose product is MSNTIRNSQPVSSIYQKPVAVDENVYTSKGTRIADIALSNYITQNLSTKAKNADNGKVFSPNPEQQKDVNDVLQLFNNALETSDDSENVTFTLPKSSEQVGLICMLIELANQSSIADTELSSMFGIISAESTESAAQAQQAQGMAIFTKSILSSSINLAGTANATHKSVKNYSATKTNINQNLANMHEADLQIRQMQNSLNASKNDRLDLADITSSSSTIKKADGSIAELRPQDRALSSENNAIAARNLDEIISKRDAFNSAFLQGEARTRLTSSQIEAQRAIGVAGSSIADGTGSLAHNIEQKEETEERSEAKIMDGAVEMSRQQAQKSQQLLSSMMNLLNDTRRNTSDLASSFASNLKA
- the sctE gene encoding type III secretion system translocon subunit SctE, with product MNGITNNPLPRSAYLNNIDGQVKSTEAKTEAVKLSNDQMDAARKIVESKVITQFEKSQNNGDTLKPSLRAPSSSKTPLSASAQTTSNGGSEIEKKGAMETYNELMANLITLLGDQSIDELQARAEMYTKYSKDHGTATNAVIEQVEVEESAYNAAKTAQASASQDVTSLESQVFMQQQQIQTLQQSKAEIEEKLNDPDISPADKEDLSAQLNNINQQISQKQASLNYLQSNLILAQQKLDLATSNVSSKSAELQQSLNYLGSLNKNAASVNDSFDKSLKTNAGATAYLMAQLITIIGESTEETMEMNLKFSQKVQAAQQEKLHEDTLEVERQQEKSKHMQETMGCIGKIIGAIVTVVASIAAVFTGGASMIALAAIGAAIMTADTIYQKVTGNESFVAAALKPIVEHVLMPIIQLITDAISTVLESLGIKNDIAEIIATVLAVVVLIIGAVAASVALKKLPIDKIMNVVGSVLNKVFKTVISAVTKAVKPIASGLKSITDDVAKKLSKIMDSLSAALNQLVGNQAKSKINVMKQFFNNEAKVKSLGNVFNLAEEILRLINVSIDAAAGIASGAIEKKVSYKLADITRELADSATMKRYTDSVTETFSDSMENLNMFATSTADMAGDNMKAGQFILSNTKV
- a CDS encoding tetratricopeptide repeat protein — encoded protein: MDENKATEQILGGFDLGDNDELLMEFMKSGASRKQIYAIPENLMEGFYTCAHDYYTQGKLDLAEQFFKFLFMYDLHNPDYAFGLGAVYQLKKQYQRALDIYAVAFALSKTDYRAMFEAGQCNMQLRYIGRAKRCFEIVVEHEKDAQLVEKAKLYLESIGSIKNISEITAKEKESEDYEWNNK